A window from Argopecten irradians isolate NY chromosome 3, Ai_NY, whole genome shotgun sequence encodes these proteins:
- the LOC138318479 gene encoding DDB1- and CUL4-associated factor 5-like produces MPRRSSKSGTGVVYSPLSYVASRGIDKKCKQPERLLMRDRIRCARGLYRRDLKEHYGCVNAIEFSHDGGEWIASGGDDRRVLLWNVQKALANIDKPAFMKGEHNSNIFCLAFDYENKKIFSGGNDEQVIVHDIATGETLDVFTHEDAVYSLSVDPNNISVFASACDDGRILVYDIREPPSTDPFCLANYTSSMHAVMYNPVDPRLLATANAKEGIGLWDIRKPRSCVLRYGGGYVQQSCMSVRFSRSGERLLALRRRLPPVLYNISSSQPLCEFDHSGYYNSCTMKSCTFAGDNDQYILSGSDDFNLYMWKVPENLSKRQYINDTHMILKGHRSIVNQVRFNPTNHLIISSGVEKIVKVWSLFEMPSCEGGLGGENPPPPHVGERSVYTHEEYINLVLQSGHVMTHDYSSHSTEEDPRMMAFFDSLVQRELEGCSSDDDLSSSEQELYERIIQLSQSDMSNGSESESGADVGHSTTNNNTSDVNYEEDSAFSPFSIAFASVVAVQTSRSMEEQSSGISLDTSLDTSATQSGSVSDGNANLSNTDSGSQRPNSSTGSARRSISELIVKRKEVKKQASKALRNKQRKRKRHRSSSSESSDGEQNKKSSGNFTGHPENVLSSQRQRAQLQLKRLQQLRNNILKSDSDNSDNEEPPVEATTSQRDIEQSSSGVNGICVGKELGEKACKEERPSVSNSKAGSSKNKDGSELGAYLHETDFNSQPSTSTQTLGNPHLHNSCDKMSVTDPNSNNHNENAQCSTSENSGGSHSNFTEFKRFKKRSKASKRQYRQHGSDNEDM; encoded by the exons ATGCCCAGGCGTTCGTCTAAAAGTGGAACGGGGGTTGTTTATAGCCCACTGTCGTATGTAGCCAGTCGCGGAATCGACAAAAAGTGTAAACAACCCGAGCGGCTGTTGATGAGGGACCGGATTCGCTGTGCTCGAGGATTATATCGCCGTGATCTTAAAGAACATTATGGCTGTGTCAACGCTATAGAATTCTCTCATGATGGCGGGGAGTGGATTGCTTCAG GTGGTGATGACCGTCGTGTTTTACTATGGAATGTCCAGAAAGCTCTGGCTAACATTGATAAACCAGCTTTCATGAAAGGGGAACACAATAGCAACATATTCTGCCTTGCCTTTGACTACgaaaacaaaaagatattttcagGAG GAAATGATGAGCAAGTCATTGTGCATGACATTGCAAC CGGGGAGACGTTGGATGTGTTCACACATGAGGATGCTGTGTACAGCCTGAGTGTCGACCCTAACAATATTAGTGTGTTTGCCAGTGCATGTGATGATGGACGCATCCTTGTCTATGACATTCGAGAACCACCCAGTACTG ACCCGTTTTGTCTGGCAAACTACACCTCTTCAATGCATGCCGTGATGTACAACCCTGTAGATCCCCGTCTCCTAGCAACAGCCAATGCAAAGGAAGGGATTGGTCTGTGGGATATCAGAAAACCTCGGAG TTGTGTGTTACGGTATGGCGGAGGATACGTACAGCAGAGCTGTATGAGTGTGAGGTTCAGTCGGTCCGGAGAGCGTCTGCTAGCCCTGAGACGTCGCCTTCCCCCTGTTCTCTATAACATATCCAGCTCTCAGCCCCTGTGTGAGTTTGACCACAGTGGATACTATAACTCATGTACCATGAAGAGCTGTACGTTTGCTGGAGACAATGACCAG TACATCTTGTCAGGCTCTGATGATTTTAACTTGTACATGTGGAAAGTACCAGAAAACCTATCCAAAA GACAATATATAAACGATACTCACATGATCTTGAAAGGTCATAGGTCAATTGTAAACCAGGTGCGATTTAATCCAACAAATCACCTCATCATTTCATCTGGAGTGGAAAAGATCGTTAAG GTTTGGAGTCTGTTTGAGATGCCTAGTTGTGAAGGAGGCCTCGGGGGAGAAAACCCTCCTCCCCCTCATGTTGGGGAGCGATCAGTCTATACCCACGAGGAGTATATCAACCTTGTCCTTCAAAGTGGCCATGTGATGACTCATGATTACTCAAGTCACTCAACCGAGGAAGACCCCCGTATGATGGCTTTCTTTGATTCTCTGGTCCAAAGGGAGCTTGAAGGCTGCTCGTCCGATGATGATCTGTCCAGCAGTGAACAGGAATTGTACGAGCGCATTATTCAGTTATCTCAATCAGACATGTCAAATGGATCAGAATCAGAATCTGGGGCAGATGTTGGTCATAGTACAACTAACAATAACACTAGTGACGTCAACTACGAAGAGGACTCAGCGTTTAGTCCATTCAGCATAGCATTCGCAAGTGTGGTAGCGGTTCAGACATCTCGCAGCATGGAGGAGCAGTCGTCTGGTATATCATTAGATACATCACTGGATACCTCAGCTACTCAAAGTGGAAGCGTTTCAGATGGTAATGCAAACTTAAGTAACACTGATTCAGGCTCGCAGCGACCAAACAGCAGTACTGGTAGTGCCCGTAGGAGTATCTCTGAGCTCATTGTCAAACGTAAAGAGGTGAAGAAACAGGCCAGTAAGGCACTAAGAAATAAACAGAGAAAACGCAAAAGACACAGGTCATCTAGTTCTGAGTCCAGTGACGGAGAACAGAATAAAAAATCCTCTGGAAATTTTACTGGACATCCAGAAAATGTTCTGTCATCACAGAGACAGAGAGCCCAGCTTCAGCTTAAACGGCTCCAGCAACTTAGAAACAATATCTTAAAGAGCGACTCTGATAACAGTGATAATGAGGAGCCTCCTGTGGAAGCAACTACATCCCAACGAGACATTGAGCAGAGTAGCTCCGGTGTGAATGGAATTTGTGTTGGCAAAGAATTAGGGGAGAAAGCGTGTAAAGAGGAAAGACCTAGTGTTAGTAATAGCAAAGCAGGGTCAAGTAAAAATAAAGATGGCTCGGAACTTGGTGCTTATCTTCATGAAACCGATTTCAACAGCCAACCCTCAACATCCACACAGACACTGGGTAATCCTCACCTGCATAATTCCTGTGACAAAATGTCAGTGACAGACCCGAACAGCAATAATCATAACGAAAATGCACAGTGTTCAACGTCTGAAAATTCTGGAGGTAGTCATTCCAATTTTACAGAGTTCAAAAGATTCAAGAAAAGATCAAAAGCGTCCAAGAGACAGTATCGCCAACATGGTTCTGATAACGAGGATATGTAG